The following are encoded in a window of Chryseobacterium sp. genomic DNA:
- a CDS encoding GNAT family N-acetyltransferase → MSQTIELITDRLRLVPPEITDGQDITAQINSTEDIARNIFNIPWPYTVADAENWLSVCHEGWENRTSFRFAVKDKDTGQFMGMIGLHPDTAHQKAEVGYWLGKDFHGFGYATEALKTVIQFGFENLTLNKIFATHFAHNPASGKVLQKGGMKHEGFLKQEYRHREIFQDVHRYGILRNEWKDIMH, encoded by the coding sequence ATGAGCCAAACCATCGAACTTATAACCGACCGGCTGCGGCTGGTTCCACCAGAAATTACTGATGGGCAGGATATTACTGCGCAGATCAATTCAACCGAAGATATTGCGCGGAATATCTTCAATATCCCTTGGCCTTATACCGTAGCCGATGCGGAGAACTGGCTTTCTGTTTGCCACGAGGGATGGGAAAATCGCACTTCTTTCCGTTTTGCAGTTAAAGATAAGGATACAGGTCAGTTTATGGGGATGATTGGCCTGCATCCGGACACAGCACATCAAAAGGCTGAGGTAGGCTATTGGCTGGGTAAAGATTTCCACGGCTTCGGTTATGCCACCGAGGCTCTCAAAACCGTTATTCAGTTTGGCTTTGAAAATCTCACTCTCAATAAGATTTTTGCTACCCATTTCGCACACAATCCAGCCTCAGGAAAGGTATTGCAGAAGGGGGGCATGAAGCATGAAGGATTCCTGAAACAGGAATACCGTCATCGGGAAATCTTCCAGGATGTTCACAGGTATGGTATCCTGAGAAATGAATGGAAGGACATAATGCACTAA
- the rpmG gene encoding 50S ribosomal protein L33, with amino-acid sequence MAKKGNRVQVILECTEHKETGVAGMSRYITTKNKKNTTERLELKKYNPVLKKYTVHKEIK; translated from the coding sequence ATGGCAAAAAAAGGTAACAGAGTTCAGGTAATCCTGGAATGCACCGAGCATAAAGAAACAGGAGTGGCCGGAATGAGCAGATACATTACGACCAAGAATAAAAAGAATACGACGGAAAGACTGGAACTTAAGAAGTACAATCCTGTTTTGAAGAAGTATACCGTTCACAAAGAAATTAAGTAA
- a CDS encoding helix-turn-helix domain-containing protein, which yields MNQQLFDLAEHTSRSIFLTGKAGTGKTTFLSGFVKKTSKKHIVLAPTGIAAINAGGVTIHSMFGLPPRTFLPTHERIDGNIALNIADLMHHFKYRKEKLKLLREIELIIIDEVSMLRADVLDMMDHSLRFVRRNDSRFGGVQMLFIGDLYQLPPVVRDEHILKQYYSSPFFFESHALKEVPLITIELTTVYRQTDEAFLDILNDIREGVTGDIDFDLLNERYLPDFDPGADPYVYLTSHNRMADEINRKRLAELPGKSRLYAADIEGTFNENQYPNDEVLELKPGCQVMFIRNDASGERKYFNGKLAEVLEVGEKEIVVQIDGSEDTYTLKKETWEQKKYFLAPDKTIKEEVLGSFNQYPIRLAWAVTIHKSQGLTFDRLIIDAGQSFASGQVYVALSRCRTLEGIVLKSKITPDVIITDRRVAQFQDETQANDRLADILNSEKYDYSINKITSRLDCTWISAALQSWYHSAKASKFIDTDKVKFLYESIKPESENLSSIFRKFDKVIHQKAHHFVAGKEEWKEVETKAAGAVNFFFAQVNSKVFAPLKEFYAENKGTKGLKQYNDDFRVLLDDLEDYLNSLKSLQLLEVSLFDKTNDVPVTSKIAKVPSHILTFQLFEDGKTIPEIARERGLVTETIYGHLAKFAERGLLDLQRVFAKEKISVFEREFRENTHETLTDWKKALPNEFEFNEIRILLNHYNYLKSKEEENG from the coding sequence ATGAACCAGCAGCTTTTTGACCTCGCAGAACATACCAGCCGAAGCATTTTCCTTACCGGAAAGGCCGGCACCGGTAAGACAACATTCTTAAGCGGGTTCGTAAAGAAGACCTCCAAGAAACATATTGTTCTGGCTCCCACGGGAATTGCCGCCATCAATGCCGGCGGAGTTACCATACACTCCATGTTTGGGCTGCCGCCACGCACCTTCCTACCTACGCATGAACGTATAGATGGAAACATAGCCCTGAACATCGCAGATCTCATGCACCACTTCAAATACAGGAAGGAAAAACTGAAACTGCTGAGGGAAATCGAGCTCATTATTATTGATGAGGTATCCATGCTGCGTGCCGATGTACTGGACATGATGGATCATTCGCTGCGTTTTGTACGGCGGAATGACAGCCGGTTTGGTGGCGTACAGATGCTCTTCATCGGCGACCTTTATCAGTTGCCGCCCGTGGTCCGTGACGAACATATCTTAAAGCAATATTACAGTTCTCCTTTCTTCTTTGAAAGTCATGCCCTGAAAGAAGTTCCGCTGATCACCATTGAACTCACCACTGTTTACCGGCAGACAGATGAGGCATTTCTGGACATTCTGAACGATATCCGCGAAGGTGTTACCGGTGATATTGATTTTGACCTTCTGAATGAAAGGTATTTGCCCGATTTTGATCCTGGCGCTGACCCCTACGTTTACTTGACTTCGCATAACCGTATGGCCGACGAAATCAACCGTAAGAGGCTTGCCGAACTTCCGGGCAAGTCCCGATTGTATGCCGCAGACATTGAGGGCACCTTTAACGAAAATCAGTATCCAAATGATGAGGTACTTGAACTGAAACCCGGCTGTCAGGTGATGTTTATACGTAATGATGCCAGCGGCGAACGGAAATATTTCAATGGTAAACTGGCAGAAGTCCTGGAAGTCGGGGAAAAGGAAATAGTGGTTCAGATTGATGGCAGCGAAGATACCTATACACTGAAAAAGGAAACCTGGGAACAGAAAAAATATTTCCTGGCACCGGATAAAACCATTAAGGAAGAGGTACTGGGCAGTTTCAACCAGTATCCCATCCGCCTGGCATGGGCCGTAACCATACATAAATCGCAGGGTCTCACGTTTGACCGGTTAATTATTGATGCGGGACAGTCTTTCGCCTCGGGACAGGTTTACGTGGCACTCTCCAGGTGCCGTACCCTGGAAGGAATTGTACTTAAATCAAAGATTACCCCGGATGTGATTATTACAGACCGCCGGGTGGCGCAGTTTCAGGACGAGACGCAGGCAAATGACCGTCTGGCTGACATCCTGAATTCCGAGAAATATGATTACAGCATCAACAAAATCACCAGCCGACTGGACTGCACCTGGATAAGCGCAGCACTGCAGTCATGGTATCATTCTGCAAAAGCAAGCAAATTCATTGACACCGATAAAGTGAAGTTCCTGTACGAATCCATTAAGCCGGAAAGCGAAAACCTCAGCAGCATCTTCAGGAAGTTTGACAAGGTAATTCACCAGAAAGCACATCATTTCGTCGCCGGAAAAGAGGAATGGAAAGAGGTGGAAACAAAGGCCGCCGGGGCAGTGAATTTTTTCTTTGCACAGGTTAATTCCAAAGTATTTGCACCTCTAAAGGAATTTTACGCCGAGAATAAAGGTACGAAGGGTCTGAAGCAATACAATGATGATTTTCGGGTGTTGCTGGATGACCTGGAAGATTATCTGAACAGCCTTAAGTCGCTTCAGTTACTTGAGGTTTCATTGTTTGACAAGACCAATGATGTTCCGGTTACCTCCAAAATTGCAAAAGTACCATCGCATATACTTACCTTCCAGCTTTTTGAAGACGGCAAAACGATTCCTGAAATTGCCCGCGAGCGCGGACTGGTAACAGAAACAATTTATGGCCACCTTGCCAAATTTGCCGAGCGCGGACTGCTGGACCTACAGCGCGTATTTGCGAAGGAAAAAATCAGTGTTTTTGAGAGAGAATTCCGCGAAAATACTCATGAGACCCTCACCGACTGGAAAAAAGCCTTACCCAATGAATTCGAATTCAATGAAATCCGTATTCTGCTCAATCACTATAATTATTTGAAGTCGAAGGAAGAAGAAAACGGATAA
- a CDS encoding GlsB/YeaQ/YmgE family stress response membrane protein, translated as MGILTWIIFGLIAGAIAKFIMPGNQGMGWLMTIILGIVGAFVGGWIGTMFGWGTVDDFDFGSMVLAVVGALLVLWIYGMATRRG; from the coding sequence ATGGGTATTTTAACTTGGATCATTTTTGGTCTTATCGCAGGTGCAATCGCAAAATTCATTATGCCGGGTAATCAGGGAATGGGTTGGTTAATGACAATCATTCTGGGTATCGTAGGCGCATTTGTAGGAGGCTGGATCGGAACAATGTTTGGTTGGGGAACAGTAGACGATTTTGATTTCGGAAGCATGGTTCTTGCCGTTGTAGGTGCACTCCTTGTTCTCTGGATTTACGGTATGGCAACCAGACGCGGATAA
- a CDS encoding YihY/virulence factor BrkB family protein — translation MKKLKELWSIIVATFKDWSARDLGTDAASLAYSAIFSVPGLLIIIIWVAGIFFGAEAVRGEITQFIGSMMGKNVGKQVEEMVVSGMIDKENIWMKAFGVATLVFGATSLFFQLQKSLNKLWDVEAAPKKAWQKFILDRANSLGLILVIAFLLLITLLLSSFIGMANDWIVAHFSVETYLLVQLLNIGVGFMITMVLFGFMFKVLPDVELPWKSVWTGAFSTTLLFTVGKYLITFYFENFNPTSAFGAAGTVILLMLWVNYTCQLIFLGAEFTKVYSQKKGLAVKPSRHAKWNPQMIAEDKKTQIVCMVDAETDEYRKTPDDSMI, via the coding sequence ATGAAAAAGCTAAAGGAACTGTGGAGTATTATTGTGGCCACATTTAAGGACTGGAGTGCCAGGGATTTAGGAACAGACGCCGCGAGTTTGGCATACAGCGCGATTTTCTCGGTACCGGGTCTGCTCATCATCATTATCTGGGTGGCAGGCATCTTTTTTGGCGCAGAAGCCGTACGTGGCGAGATCACCCAGTTCATAGGGAGTATGATGGGGAAAAATGTCGGCAAGCAGGTAGAAGAAATGGTGGTGAGCGGAATGATAGACAAAGAAAACATCTGGATGAAAGCTTTTGGTGTAGCCACCCTCGTATTTGGTGCTACATCACTCTTCTTTCAGCTTCAGAAATCACTGAATAAATTATGGGATGTGGAGGCGGCTCCCAAAAAAGCGTGGCAAAAATTCATACTGGACCGCGCCAATTCTCTGGGACTAATCCTTGTAATCGCATTTCTGCTACTCATCACCCTGCTCCTTTCATCATTCATTGGTATGGCCAATGACTGGATAGTGGCCCATTTCAGCGTGGAGACCTATCTCCTGGTTCAGCTGTTAAACATTGGCGTAGGCTTTATGATTACTATGGTGCTCTTCGGATTTATGTTTAAAGTATTGCCGGATGTGGAATTACCCTGGAAATCCGTTTGGACAGGAGCCTTTTCCACTACCCTTCTGTTCACGGTGGGTAAATATCTGATCACTTTCTATTTCGAAAACTTCAATCCCACCTCAGCCTTTGGTGCAGCCGGTACGGTGATCCTGCTGATGCTTTGGGTAAATTATACCTGCCAGCTCATTTTCCTGGGGGCTGAGTTCACCAAAGTTTATTCGCAGAAAAAAGGCCTGGCGGTGAAACCGTCACGTCATGCGAAATGGAACCCGCAAATGATTGCCGAGGACAAAAAAACTCAAATCGTATGCATGGTTGATGCTGAGACCGATGAGTACAGGAAGACTCCGGACGATTCTATGATTTAA
- a CDS encoding zinc ribbon domain-containing protein YjdM: MSDVIICPKCKSEFTYEQDNLQVCSQCFHEWDPAETDAETKVLDSNGNELQNGDSVVVIKDLPVKGAPKPVKAGTKVKNIRLRPDSDHNIDCKIDGFGSMALKSEFVKKA; this comes from the coding sequence ATGAGTGATGTAATTATTTGCCCTAAATGTAAATCCGAATTTACCTACGAACAGGATAATCTCCAGGTATGTTCGCAATGCTTCCATGAGTGGGATCCGGCCGAGACCGATGCGGAGACAAAGGTGCTGGACAGTAACGGTAATGAACTGCAGAACGGCGACAGCGTGGTTGTCATAAAGGACCTTCCTGTGAAAGGGGCACCCAAACCGGTGAAAGCCGGGACAAAAGTGAAAAACATCAGATTACGTCCTGATTCTGATCATAATATTGACTGTAAAATTGATGGTTTCGGGTCCATGGCTTTAAAATCGGAATTCGTAAAGAAAGCCTGA
- a CDS encoding NifU family protein, with amino-acid sequence MRQIIIEPTENPKVMKFVADYNLIPGSLELDRSSDISEIPLAQELFNYPFVDRMFITANFIAVAKQDSVEWDMVAESLKNVIEDELLANPRIYLQKRKEMYQIYAEMTPNPNVMKFVSNRLLLDGFVEVKSRDQDLDVPLAKAVFEEFDFAREVFISDNFVAVTRDESVQWHEVMVAVRAFIAEYLQNGGSISNITAQKHESPVENIIKREYTDQEQKISDILNEYVAPAVENDGGKISLLEYDASTKTAKMLLQGACSGCPSSTATLKGGIENLLKQFVPELVEQVEAVNG; translated from the coding sequence ATGAGACAAATAATTATAGAGCCTACCGAAAACCCGAAAGTGATGAAGTTTGTAGCCGACTACAACCTTATTCCGGGTTCTCTGGAACTGGACAGGTCTTCAGATATATCAGAAATTCCGCTGGCACAGGAACTTTTCAACTATCCTTTTGTAGACAGGATGTTTATTACAGCCAATTTTATCGCTGTGGCCAAACAGGACAGTGTAGAGTGGGATATGGTGGCCGAAAGTCTTAAGAATGTCATCGAGGATGAATTACTGGCCAATCCACGCATCTATCTTCAAAAGAGAAAGGAGATGTACCAGATTTATGCTGAAATGACTCCCAATCCAAATGTAATGAAATTTGTTTCGAACCGACTGCTGCTGGATGGGTTTGTGGAAGTGAAAAGCAGGGACCAGGATTTAGACGTTCCACTGGCTAAAGCCGTGTTTGAGGAATTTGATTTTGCCAGGGAAGTCTTCATCTCTGATAATTTTGTGGCAGTAACAAGGGATGAATCGGTGCAGTGGCATGAAGTAATGGTCGCCGTTCGCGCTTTTATTGCCGAGTACCTTCAGAATGGCGGCTCCATTTCCAATATTACAGCACAGAAACATGAAAGTCCCGTTGAAAATATCATCAAAAGGGAATATACGGACCAGGAGCAGAAAATTTCTGACATTCTGAATGAATATGTAGCGCCGGCAGTTGAAAATGACGGCGGTAAAATCTCCCTGTTAGAGTACGACGCCTCTACCAAAACAGCTAAGATGTTGCTTCAGGGCGCATGCTCAGGATGTCCAAGCTCTACGGCCACACTGAAAGGCGGAATTGAAAACCTGCTGAAACAGTTTGTTCCGGAACTTGTGGAGCAGGTGGAGGCTGTGAACGGTTAA
- a CDS encoding gamma carbonic anhydrase family protein has protein sequence MALVKELLGKSPQIGDNTFLAETATIIGDVTMGKDCSIWYNAVIRGDVHYIKMGDKVNVQDNAMLHCTYEKYPLIIGNNVSIGHNAIVHGCHIKDNVLIGMGAIVMDDCTVESNSIVGAGSLVTQGTHIKSGEVWGGIPARKIKDISSDLLEGEVNRIANNYVKYSGWYKENEL, from the coding sequence ATGGCTTTAGTAAAAGAACTTTTGGGCAAGAGTCCACAAATAGGCGATAACACCTTTCTGGCAGAAACTGCAACCATCATTGGTGACGTGACAATGGGTAAAGACTGCAGCATTTGGTATAATGCCGTAATCCGTGGCGATGTTCATTATATAAAAATGGGCGATAAAGTAAATGTACAGGACAATGCCATGCTGCACTGCACTTACGAGAAATATCCGCTGATTATCGGTAACAATGTTTCCATTGGCCACAACGCAATCGTTCACGGCTGCCACATTAAGGATAATGTACTGATCGGTATGGGAGCCATTGTTATGGACGACTGCACCGTAGAAAGTAATTCCATAGTAGGAGCAGGTTCCCTGGTGACCCAGGGAACCCACATTAAATCCGGTGAAGTTTGGGGCGGAATCCCGGCCAGGAAAATAAAGGACATTTCTTCTGATCTGCTGGAAGGCGAAGTAAACCGCATTGCCAACAATTATGTAAAATACTCCGGCTGGTACAAGGAAAATGAATTATAG
- a CDS encoding DUF4295 domain-containing protein, producing MAKKVVATLKDASSKKMAKVVKMNKSPKTGAYIFEEKVMNADDVDAFLKK from the coding sequence ATGGCAAAGAAAGTTGTAGCAACCCTGAAAGACGCCAGCTCTAAAAAAATGGCGAAAGTGGTAAAGATGAACAAATCTCCTAAGACAGGAGCGTACATTTTTGAAGAAAAAGTAATGAACGCTGATGATGTTGATGCTTTCCTGAAGAAATAA
- the rpmB gene encoding 50S ribosomal protein L28: protein MSRICQITGKRAMVGNNVSHANNKTKRRFEINLLEKKFYIPETEENITLKVSAHGLRIINKVGIEEAVQRGKRNGFIK, encoded by the coding sequence ATGTCAAGAATTTGCCAAATAACAGGAAAGCGTGCAATGGTTGGTAACAACGTTTCCCACGCTAACAACAAAACGAAGCGTCGTTTTGAAATTAATTTGTTGGAAAAGAAATTTTACATTCCGGAAACAGAAGAGAACATTACACTGAAGGTTTCTGCTCACGGATTGAGGATCATCAATAAAGTTGGGATCGAGGAAGCAGTTCAGAGAGGAAAAAGAAACGGATTTATTAAATAA
- the lnt gene encoding apolipoprotein N-acyltransferase, which yields MKYVILSLISAMLLSISWPTYGIPFFILIALVPLLLMEHEITKFSKIKHKTAAVFGLSYLAFLIWNIVTTGWLYGAKNPDGSNSAFAVVVPVLANSLLYTTVFTLYHRYKNIQGTYWGLAFLVALWMAFEKFHLEWELTWPWLNLGNAFADYPRIIQWYDTLGATGGSFWILLVNVYAFYTIRIWEAGRKRQALLKNIAVLSLGIFLPMGISLIQYSTFSEKPTGEVSVLMLQPDLDPYTEKYSKDSLQILNELLTLAHEGSGGKIDYYIAPETALPGYGSISEPGLENSTLLNSLKSFTSGKPGSVFATGISSHRFYSGNDNVPRNAYQTRQGVWVESFNTAVQVAPVGTTQVYHKGKLVPGVEIFPYIGVLKPILGDAMLNLGGTVASLGVDDERRVFSNSFNNGRLAPIICYESIYGEFTTEYVRKGANFLAIMTNDSWWGVSQGHKQLLAYARLRAIETRREIARAANSGISAHINARGDIEADTFYGDQTTLHASIKLYEGQTIYTRTGDLLSRICIFALGFLLFYPILKKLQSVKDNYGKKKS from the coding sequence ATGAAATATGTAATATTATCACTGATCTCAGCGATGCTGCTCAGTATTTCCTGGCCTACCTACGGCATCCCCTTTTTTATTTTAATCGCTTTGGTACCCTTGCTGCTGATGGAGCACGAAATCACGAAGTTTTCTAAGATAAAACACAAGACGGCCGCCGTCTTTGGGCTATCCTATCTTGCTTTCCTCATTTGGAACATTGTAACCACCGGTTGGCTGTACGGAGCAAAAAATCCGGACGGATCCAATTCGGCTTTCGCAGTGGTAGTTCCTGTTCTGGCCAATTCCCTGCTTTATACAACGGTATTTACGCTCTATCACCGTTATAAAAACATACAGGGAACTTATTGGGGACTGGCTTTCCTGGTGGCACTCTGGATGGCGTTTGAAAAGTTTCATCTGGAGTGGGAACTTACCTGGCCCTGGCTTAATCTGGGCAATGCTTTTGCGGACTATCCCCGGATTATCCAGTGGTACGACACGCTGGGAGCCACAGGCGGCAGTTTCTGGATCCTGCTAGTTAACGTGTATGCGTTCTATACAATCAGAATCTGGGAAGCGGGCCGCAAAAGACAGGCACTCCTCAAAAATATTGCGGTTTTGTCTTTGGGCATATTCCTTCCAATGGGGATATCGCTTATACAGTACAGCACCTTCAGCGAAAAACCTACCGGAGAAGTAAGCGTATTGATGCTGCAGCCCGACCTGGACCCATATACCGAGAAATACAGTAAAGACAGCCTTCAGATCCTGAATGAACTGCTGACTCTGGCGCATGAAGGATCTGGTGGAAAAATTGACTATTATATAGCGCCCGAAACCGCATTACCAGGATATGGCTCGATTTCGGAGCCGGGTCTGGAAAACAGCACTTTGCTGAATTCGCTGAAAAGCTTTACATCCGGAAAACCCGGCTCTGTATTCGCTACCGGAATTTCCTCACACCGTTTTTATTCCGGCAATGATAATGTGCCCAGAAATGCTTATCAAACCCGTCAGGGTGTTTGGGTAGAGAGCTTTAACACAGCAGTGCAGGTAGCACCGGTCGGCACAACCCAAGTCTACCATAAGGGAAAATTGGTTCCCGGAGTAGAAATATTTCCCTATATCGGTGTCCTGAAACCCATATTAGGTGATGCGATGCTCAACCTGGGCGGCACCGTCGCATCTCTTGGGGTGGATGATGAACGCAGGGTGTTCAGCAACAGTTTCAATAATGGCAGGCTGGCACCGATAATCTGTTACGAAAGTATATATGGTGAATTCACTACGGAATATGTAAGGAAGGGTGCAAATTTCCTGGCCATTATGACCAACGACAGCTGGTGGGGCGTGAGCCAGGGACACAAACAGTTGCTGGCTTATGCCAGACTGCGTGCTATAGAAACCAGACGAGAGATTGCGCGTGCCGCAAACAGTGGCATCTCTGCACATATTAATGCGAGAGGAGATATTGAAGCCGACACTTTCTATGGTGACCAAACCACTCTGCACGCCAGTATTAAACTTTATGAAGGCCAAACAATTTATACCAGAACAGGTGATCTTCTGTCTCGAATCTGTATCTTTGCCCTCGGATTTCTTCTTTTTTACCCCATATTGAAGAAACTTCAGTCAGTAAAAGATAACTACGGGAAGAAAAAGTCATGA
- the ftsY gene encoding signal recognition particle-docking protein FtsY yields the protein MSWFKKIFNKQEKETLNQGLEKSSQGFFEKVSKAVVGKSKVDDDVLDDLEEILIRSDVGAATTVKIIDRIESRVARDKYVGTEELDRILREEITALLLENPHAATQNIDISKKPYVIMVVGVNGVGKTTTIGKLAHQFKSEGKNVVLGAADTFRAAAVDQLVIWSERVGVPIVKQGMGADPASVAFDTVQSGAAQGADVIIIDTAGRLHNKVNLMNELTKIKKVMQKVIPDAPHEILLVLDGSTGQNAFEQARQFTAATEVSALAVTKLDGTAKGGVVIGISDQFQIPVKYIGVGEKMNDLQLFNGAEFVDSFFRRS from the coding sequence ATGAGTTGGTTTAAAAAAATATTCAATAAACAGGAAAAGGAAACCCTGAACCAGGGACTGGAAAAGTCCAGCCAGGGATTTTTTGAGAAAGTATCCAAAGCAGTAGTTGGCAAAAGTAAAGTAGATGACGATGTACTGGATGATCTGGAAGAAATCCTGATCAGGTCCGACGTTGGTGCTGCTACCACCGTAAAAATTATAGACCGTATAGAAAGCCGTGTGGCACGTGACAAATATGTGGGAACCGAGGAACTGGACAGAATCCTGAGGGAAGAAATTACCGCATTGCTCCTGGAAAATCCGCATGCCGCAACCCAGAATATTGACATCAGCAAAAAACCTTATGTGATTATGGTGGTAGGCGTGAATGGTGTAGGCAAGACTACAACGATTGGGAAACTTGCACACCAGTTTAAATCCGAAGGCAAGAATGTCGTGCTTGGAGCCGCTGATACCTTCCGCGCAGCAGCCGTAGACCAGCTGGTGATCTGGAGCGAACGTGTGGGCGTCCCTATTGTAAAACAGGGCATGGGCGCCGATCCGGCTTCGGTTGCCTTCGACACGGTGCAGAGTGGCGCAGCACAGGGCGCGGATGTGATTATCATTGATACAGCAGGCCGCCTTCACAATAAGGTAAATTTAATGAACGAACTCACCAAGATCAAAAAGGTGATGCAGAAGGTGATACCTGATGCCCCGCACGAAATCCTTCTGGTGTTGGACGGTTCTACAGGCCAGAACGCTTTTGAGCAGGCGCGGCAGTTCACCGCAGCTACAGAGGTAAGTGCCCTGGCCGTAACAAAATTGGACGGTACAGCTAAAGGCGGTGTTGTTATCGGCATTTCCGACCAGTTTCAGATTCCTGTGAAATATATTGGTGTGGGAGAAAAGATGAATGACCTCCAGCTCTTCAACGGCGCTGAGTTTGTAGACTCCTTTTTCAGGCGCTCCTAG